From a single Sorghum bicolor cultivar BTx623 chromosome 5, Sorghum_bicolor_NCBIv3, whole genome shotgun sequence genomic region:
- the LOC8155572 gene encoding probable beta-D-xylosidase 7 has product MAAPTLALLVTLAALHSAAVVLAGDPPFSCGPTSAEASEGLAFCDVTLSPAQRAADLVSRLTPAEKIAQLGDQATGVPRLGVPGYKWWNEALHGLATSGKGLHFDVVGGVRAATSFPQVLLTAAAFDDDLWFRIGQAIGREARALFNVGQAEGLTIWSPNVNIFRDPRWGRGQETPGEDPAVASRYAVAFVRGIQGNSSSSLLQTSACCKHATAYDLEDWNGVARYSFVARVTAQDLEDTFNPPFRSCVVEGKASCIMCAYTAINGVPACANTDLLTGTVRGDWGLDGYVASDCDAVAIMRDAQRYAPTPEDAVAVSLKAGLDIDCGSYIQQHATAAIQQGKLTELDIDKALVNLFAVRMRLGHFDGDPRKNMYGALSAADICTPEHRSLALEAAQDGIVLLKNDGGILPLDRSTVTSAAVIGPNSNDGMALIANYFGPPCESTTPLQGLQSYVNNVRFLAGCSSAACDVAVTDQAVVLSGSEDYVFLFMGLSQQQESEGKDRTSLLLPGMQQSLITAVADASKRPVILVLLSGGPVDITFAQSNPKIGAILWAGYPGQAGGLAIAKVLFGDHNPSGRLPMTWYPEDFTKVPMTDMRMRADPTSGYPGRSYRFYQGNAVYKFGYGLSYSTFSSRLLYGTSMPALSSTVLAGLRETVTEEGDRSYHIDDIGTDGCEQLKFPAMVEVQNHGPMDGKHSALMFLRWPNTNGGRPASQLIGFMSQHLKAGETANLRFDISPCEHFSRVRADGMKVIDIGSHFLTVDNHAIEIRFEA; this is encoded by the exons ATGGCGGCACCGACGCTGGCACTACTCGTGACGCTGGCAGCGCTGCACAGTGCAGCAGTCGTACTTGCCGGGGACCCGCCGTTCTCGTGCGGCCCTACGTCCGCGGAGGCGTCCGAGGGCCTTGCGTTCTGCGACGTGACGCTGTCCCCGGCGCAGCGCGCCGCGGACCTGGTGTCCCGGCTGACGCCTGCGGAGAAGATCGCGCAGCTGGGCGACCAGGCGACCGGGGTCCCGCGGCTGGGCGTCCCAGGGTACAAGTGGTGGAACGAGGCGCTTCATGGTCTGGCCACCTCGGGCAAGGGGCTTCACTTCGACGTCGTGGGAGGCGTCCGTGCCGCCACCAGCTTCCCGCAGGTGTTGctcaccgccgccgccttcgACGACGACCTCTGGTTCCGCATCGGCCAG GCGATCGGCCGGGAGGCTAGGGCGCTGTTCAACGTCGGCCAGGCGGAGGGTCTCACAATCTGGTCCCCGAACGTGAACATCTTCCGGGACCCGCGCTGGGGGCGAGGTCAAGAGACACCCGGCGAGGACCCGGCCGTGGCAAGCCGCTACGCCGTCGCCTTCGTCCGGGGCATCCAGGGGAACAGCTCGTCCTCGCTCCTGCAGACCTCGGCGTGCTGCAAGCACGCTACGGCCTACGACCTGGAGGACTGGAACGGCGTGGCGCGCTACAGTTTCGTGGCCCGCGTGACGGCGCAGGACCTGGAGGACACCTTCAACCCGCCGTTCCGTAGCTGTGTCGTGGAAGGAAAGGCCAGCTGCATCATGTGCGCCTACACGGCCATCAACGGCGTGCCGGCGTGCGCGAACACTGACCTGCTCACCGGGACCGTCAGGGGGGACTGGGGTCTCGACGGGTACGTTGCCTCGGACTGCGATGCCGTGGCCATCATGCGCGACGCGCAGCGGTACGCGCCCACGCCGGAGGATGCCGTCGCCGTCTCGCTCAAGGCTG GACTGGACATAGACTGTGGCTCTTACATCCAGCAGCATGCCACGGCTGCAATCCAGCAGGGGAAGCTGACGGAGCTGGACATCGACAAGGCCCTCGTCAACCTCTTCGCGGTCCGGATGCGGCTGGGACACTTCGATGGCGACCCGAGGAAAAACATGTACGGCGCCCTCAGCGCCGCGGACATCTGCACGCCGGAGCACAGGAGTCTTGCGCTCGAGGCAGCACAGGACGGCATCGTGCTGCTCAAGAACGATGGCGGCATCCTCCCACTCGACCGGTCCACGGTCACCTCCGCAGCCGTCATCGGCCCCAATTCCAACGACGGCATGGCGCTTATTGCCAACTATTTCGGTCCGCCGTGCGAATCAACGACGCCGCTTCAGGGGCTCCAAAGCTACGTGAACAATGTGAGGTTCCTGGCCGGCTGCAGTTCGGCGGCCTGCGATGTCGCCGTCACGGACCAGGCTGTGGTGCTGTCGGGCTCGGAGGACTACGTGTTCCTGTTCATGGGACTGAGCCAGCAACAGGAGAGTGAAGGGAAGGATAGGACGAGCCTGCTCCTTCCGGGAATGCAGCAGAGCCTCATCACTGCCGTTGCCGACGCGTCAAAGCGACCAGTTATCCTGGTGCTTCTCTCCGGCGGACCGGTGGACATCACGTTCGCGCAGTCCAACCCAAAGATCGGTGCCATCCTGTGGGCTGGGTATCCCGGACAGGCCGGCGGCCTCGCCATCGCCAAAGTGCTATTCGGCGACCACAACCCCAGCGGGAGGCTGCCAATGACGTGGTACCCGGAGGACTTCACCAAGGTGCCCATGACGGACATGAGGATGCGTGCCGACCCGACCAGCGGCTACCCTGGACGGAGTTACCGATTCTACCAGGGCAACGCCGTCTATAAGTTCGGCTACGGCCTCAGCTACTCCACTTTCTCCAGCCGGCTACTCTACGGAACCAGTATGCCTGCGCTCTCGAGCACTGTTCTCGCTGGCTTAAGAGAGACGGTGACAGAGGAAGGCGACCGTAGCTACCACATCGATGACATCGGCACTGACGGATGCGAACAGCTCAAGTTTCCAGCCATGGTGGAGGTACAGAACCACGGCCCCATGGACGGGAAGCACTCGGCGCTGATGTTCCTCCGGTGGCCAAACACGAATGGAGGCCGCCCAGCAAGCCAGCTGATTGGGTTCATGAGCCAGCATCTCAAGGCAGGGGAGACGGCCAACCTCAGATTTGACATCAGTCCGTGTGAGCATTTCAGCAGGGTGAGGGCGGATGGCATGAAGGTGATCGATATTGGGTCTCATTTCCTCACGGTTGACAACCATGCAATCGAGATTAGGTTTGAGGCTTGA
- the LOC8155596 gene encoding uncharacterized protein LOC8155596, whose protein sequence is MSRSTDSAAQGLGNSELPPQEGQEIEDQLTQEQLDEELQNDVDVMLTEEDVHEEETRETFEGEEEEDEDESSSSGGYVSPDDPHPTEPRRRPTEDELDPDFDMTSERAGKEEQIPPSLGPGGYKGKQDKFQKLDAAAEASEDPKMQKLVKWKTRVKQWIYARSVDSSALKFAEPDTEEAVSRILKYAEDSEKGTFTPSREKDELSLGLGNAEHTGRTRGLGK, encoded by the exons ATGTCGAGGTCGACAGACAGTGCAGCCCAAGGCCTCGGAAATTCTGAGTTGCCACCCCAGGAAGGGCAAGAGATAGAGGACCAGCTTACTCAGGAGCAGTTGGATGAAGAGTTACAAAATGATGTTGATGTAATGCTTACTGAAGAGGATGTTCATGAGGAGGAAACTAGAGAGACttttgaaggtgaagaagaggaggatgaggacgaGAGCTCATCCTCGGGGGGATATGTAAGTCCCGACGATCCTCACCCAACAGAACCCAGACGGAGGCCAACAGAGGATGAGTTGGACCCTGATTTTGACATGACATCAGAG CGAGCAGGCAAAGAGGAACAAATACCACCCTCGCTAGGCCCCGGTGGCTACAAGGGTAAACAGGACAAGTTTCAAAAGTTGGATGCAGCGGCTGAGGCTTCGGAGGATCCAAAGATGCAGAAATTAGTGAAGTGGAAGACACGTGTGAAGCAATGGATATATGCGAGGAGTGTTGATTCATCGGCCCTTAAGTTTGCTGAGCCAGACACCGAAGAGGCAGTATCGAGGATACTAAAATATGCTGAAGACTCAGAGAAGGGCACATTCACCCCTTCTAGAGAGAAGgatgagctgagccttggcttgGGAAACGCCGAGCACACCGGCCGCACCAGAGGTCTAGGAAAATAG